AACACCGCCGCGAAGAAGACGTCGATCTTCCGTTCGCGCAGGGGCAGGTTCGGCGCCTCGGGGCTCATGCCAGCGGATTGTAGGGCTTCGCGGCGGCCCCGCCGGCCGTAAAGTCGCGGGCATGAACGCGTTCCAGGTGTGCCTCTGGGTCTTCGCGGGCGTCTGCGCCGCCTGCTGGCTGCTGTCGGTCCTCGCCCACGAGTACTCCTGGGTCGACCGGATCTGGTCCGTCGTCCCGGTCGTCTACACCGGGGTCTTCGCCGGCTACGCCGGGTTCGCCGATCCGCGGCTGAACCTGCTGTTCGGCCTCGTCTTCCTGTGGGGCGTCCGGCTCACCTTCAACTACGCGCGCAAGGGCGGCTACGCCCCCGGCGGCGAGGACTACCGCTGGGCGGTGCTGCGCGGGCGGATGAAGCCGTGGCAGTTCCAGTTGTTCAACCTCTTCTTCATCACGCTCTACCAGAACGTGATCCTGCTGCTGATCACGTTGCCCGCATGGACCGCTCTGGACCACCGGAGCCCGCTGGGGCCGCTCGACATCGTGCTCGCCGTCGCGTTCCTCGGCTGTCTGGCCGGCGAGACGATCGCCGATCAGCAGCAATGGAACTTCCAGCAGAAGAAAAAGCGCGAAACTGCGGCCGGGCGAATTCCGGATCCGCGATTCGCGCAGACCGGGCTTTTTCGGTTTTCCCGGCATCCGAACTTTTTCTTCGAACAGGCGCAATGGTGGCTGGTCTTCCTGTTCGGCGTGTCCGCGGCCGGCGCGTTCAGCTGGACGGTTGCCGGGGCGTTTCTGTTGACCTGCTTGTTCATCGGCTCGACCGTCTTCACGGAAAGCATCACCCGGAGCCGCTATCCGGAGTACGCCGACTACCAGCGGCGGGTTTCGCCGGTCGTGCCGTGGTTTCCGCGACGGGATTCCGGAACGGGGCCGTCCGCCCGGGCTCGTCCGTGAAGGGCTCCTCGAGGGAATCTGAGTCCCTCAAGGGGCCCTTCACGGACATCCGCGACCGAGCCGACGACCGGGAACCCCGCAGCGCGGGCCGAGCGCGGCTCCGATTAGTGACCGTCATCACGTTAATGCCGTGAACCGCCCTCGCGCCCGATGAGTCGGATTGGATACCGTTCGCCCGGTAGGGTGGCGGTTTCAGAGGACTGGGGGCAGCACCATGATCGGTTTTGAAACGGAGCTCTCCGACCTGCGGAAGGCGAGCGGGCTCGTGGGCAACGCCGGCGACGCGGCGGAGACCGCGCGCGCCGGCGTCGGCAAGCTCGGCGTGGACGTGTCGAACGGAATGCCGGGTGCGCCGTGGCTCGACCCGTTCGGCTTGGCGGGCAGCGGCACCGCGTTCGGCGGCACGCTCGGCATGCCCGAGGTCGCGAAGGCGTACGAGGCGCATCGCGCCAAGGTGGAGGATGCCCTGGCGAAGCTGGCGGCCACGACGCAGCAGACGAGCGAGGCGCTGAAGAAGGTCGCCGAGCTGTACGAGACGTCGGACGCGAACGCGCAGTCGGCGATCCGCCGGGCGGCAGGGGAGGTGCTCTGACGGTGAGCGGCCAGGAGGACTACTTCGGGCTCAGCGGCGGCGGGGACGAGCGGCCGCGCGAGGAGCTGCTCGAAGGCATCTGCGACGAGCTGCGCGGCGGCGCGAACGACGCGCTCGACGGGCTTCAGCTGCTGAAGTACGCCGAATTCTTCCAGTTCGGCATGATGGGCGAGGCCTATGAGGACTTCCAGGACAAGATCACCGGCGTCTTCCGGGAGTTCTCGTCGGCCGAGCTGACCGACTCCGGCACCGGGCTCCAGACGATGATCAACTCGTACGAGCCGGTGTGGCGGAACCTGGGCCACGGCTCGCTGACCGAGCTCAAGCGGGCCAGGGAATTGATGGACTCCTGGCGCGGCGAAGCGGCCGAGGACGTCAAGACCTACCTGGACAACCTGGCGGAGACCTACGACGCCATCGGCGCCGAGATCACCGTCGTGGAGAGCGTCGTCGCGGCCGCCCGGGACAGCGTGTGGGGTGCGCGCGACGACCTCAACAAACTGGCCGAGACGTTCAAGGAGACCGCGCGGAAGTACCAGAAGGACAAGGCCAAGGAGGGCGAGATCTCCTGGTCGAAGGTGGCGGCGGTGGCCTTTTCCGCAGCGTTGATCGGGATGCTCTCGGTGGTCGCGACGCCGGCCGCGGGCGCGGCGGCGGGCGGTCTGACGATGAGCGCGGTCGGCACCGAGGCCGCGGTGGCCGGTGCGGGCGCCGGCATCACCGAGGTGGTCGCGGAGGCGACGACCAAGGTCGAGGGCGACAACGCGATGGAAATCTTCCAGAGCTTCATGGAGCACACCGACAAGCTCCGCGAGAACATGAAGGCGGCGACCGCGCGGTTCGTGCAGAAGGTGCACGAGAAGTCCAACAACATCCCGCCGATCCCGGATCCGCCGGACGTCAGCCCGGGCAACTCGTTCGACCCGTCGAACTTCGAGACGTCGAACACCCCGAAGGACACCGAGAAGCGGGTCCGGGACCGCAAGGTCGACCTCACGCCGGACGACTCGCAGGCCGCGCCGCCGCTGACCGCGTCCGCTATGGACTGACGTGCCGGGACCGGAAGAACTGATCGCGGCATTGTCCGCGTTGTCGGTCGACGCTACGTCGCCCGACAACGCGGTCACGGCCACCGTCAACACGGATGGCGTCCTTACCGGGCTGAAGCTCTCCGACGCGGTGCGCAGCCTGCCGCCGGAGCAGCTTGCCGCGCTGATCCTGCGCACTTGCGCGGAGGCGCAACGGGATTCGGCGAACCGGACGGCGGCGTTGCTGGCCCCGGTCGGGTTGAAGGGGTACGTGATGGACCGGCTGCGGTGGCGTGCCGGGTTCAAGCCGGAGGACGCTCCGCCGGCCGAGCCCGCCCCGGCGCGCCGGACTCCGCCACGCCGGCCCGTGCCGCCGGATCAGGCGACGCGCCCGGGCGCTCCGTCACGAGCGGTACCCTCGCGTCCGGCTTCTGAGTCGGCAGGGAACCCGGCAACGCCTGCGGTGGCAAGGAATCCGGCCGGACCCCGCGCGGCCGCCGCACCTGGCCCGACCGGCACCAGTCAGGCGGCTCCGGGACGGGCTCAGCCCGGCCGGGGCTCGGCGGTGCCCGGTCCGCCCGTGGCAGCCGGTGACCCTGCCGCAGCGGGATACCTGCGTGACCGCACCGCCGACCCGGAGCGTCCGACGGCACCGGAGCGTCCATTGAGCGACGAGGACTGGTACGGCGAAGGCGTCCGGTTCGACGACGCCTGGTAGCGCCGGCCGGATCAGCCGAGCGTGCCGTCGTCGCCGAGCAGCTTCCGCAGCCCCGGCAGCACCGTGGATAGGTCTTTGCCAGTACGGAAAGCGACCACCGTGGTCTCCGCCTCGCCGGTGTTGCCGAACAGGGCGACCGTCTCCGTCATCGCCGCGTCGAAGGCCGCTTCCGGATTCGTCGTCTGGCCGCGCAGCCATCGGCGCAGGACGTGGTTGTGCGCCGTCACCACCGCGGCGGCCATCAGTTCGGCGCGCAGCGCGGTCTCTTCGCCGCCGCCGAGCCAGCGGTGGACGAACTCCTGGAACAACCGCTGGTACTGCCGGGTGCCGGCGATCTCTCGCGCGCGCAGCGCGGGCACGCTGCGGGTGAGCCGGTAGCGGGCCAGCGCCAGGTCGCCCTCGGCGACGTAATGCCGGAGCACCAGCCGTGCCGCCTCGGTGATCGCGACTGTCGCGGTGCGCGGGTCGGAGCCGGACAGTCGGGCCTCGATCGCGCTGAGCAGCACCTCGTGGTCGGGGAAGATCACGTCCTCTTTGGACCGGAACGCGCGGAAGAACGTGCTACGCCCGACGCCGGCGCGCTCGGTGATGTCCTCCACCGTCGTCTGGTCGTAGCCGCGTTCCTCGAACAGCGCGAACGCGGCCTCGCTCAGCCGTTGCCGGGCTGGTTTCTCGGCCATCGCACCACCTTTCCGCGGTCAGCCTAATCGCTGGGCCGGGTGAGCCGGGTCACGCCGTCGATCCCTACCCGCCGGTACTGAGTACCGTCATTATGAAACCAAGTACCGGAGAGATGGGTGAGGCACGTGGAGCTCGTCGGCGTGGTCGGCTGCGGCCAGATGGGGGCGGGGATCGCCGAGGTGTGCGCTCGCGCCGGGCTGGACGTCGTGGCGGTCGAATCGAGCCGGGCGGCCGCCGACGCGGGCCGGGCGCGGCTGGAGGCGTCGCTGGGCCGGGCCGAGCGCAAGGGCAAGATCGAGTCCGCGGCCGCGGTCCTGGAGCGGATCCGGATCACCGAGGAGCTCGACGACCTGGCCGACCGCACGCTGGTGATCGAGGCCATCGTGGAGAACGAGGCGGTCAAGGCGGAGCTGTTCGGCAAGCTGGACAAGATCGTCGCCGCGCCGGGCGCGGTGCTGGCTTCCAACACCTCGTCGATCCCGATCATGAAGCTCGGCACCGCCACCGCGCGGCCGGCCAAGGTACTCGGCATCCACTTCTTCAACCCGGTCCCGGTGCTGCCGCTGGTCGAGCTGGTGCCGAGCCTGCTGACCAGTGACGAGACCACCGTCCGGGCGCGGAAGTTCGCCGAGGAGACGCTCGGCAAGCACGCGATCCTGTGCCAGGACCGGGCCGGCTTCGTGGTGAACGCGCTGCTGATCCCGTTCATCCTGGCCGCGGTGCGGATGCTGGAGTCGGGTTTCGCGACCAAGGAAGCGATCGACGAGGGCCTCGTCCGCGGTGCCGCGCACCCGCAGGGCCCGCTCGCGCTGGCCGACCTGATCGGGCTCGACACCACGAAGGCGGTCGCGGAATCGCTGTACGAGGAGTTCAAGGAGCCGCTGTACGCCCCGCCGCCGCTGCTGGCCCGGATGGTCGACGCCGGTCTGCTCGGCCGCAAGACCGGCCGCGGCTTCTACACCTACTGACCGTTTCCGAGGAGAATCCCGATGAGCTTCGACCTGTTCAAGATCAACGAAGACCACGAAGCGATCCGCGAGGCCGTGCGCGCGGTCGCCGAGGAGCAGATCGCGCCGCACGCCGCCGAGGCGGACGAGCGCGAAGAGTTCCCGAAGGCGTCCTACGACGCGCTGGTGGCGTCGGACTTCCACGCCCCGCACGTGCCCGAGCAGTACGGCGGCGCCGGCGCGGACGCGCTGGCCACCTGCATCGTGATCGAAGAGGTCGCCCGGGTGTGCGCCTCGTCGTCGCTGATCCCGGCGGTGAACAAGCTGGGCAGCCTGCCGCTGATCCTCGCCGCGAACGAGGACGTGAAGGCGAAGTACCTGCCGCCGCTGGCATCCGGTGCCGCGGGATTCTCCTATGGACTGTCCGAACGCGACGCCGGCTCGGACACCGCGTCGATGCGCTGCCGCGCCACCCAGTCCGGTGACGACTGGATCCTCAACGGCCAGAAGTCCTGGATCACCAACGCCGGTTTCTCGGAGTACTACACGGTGCTGGCGGTGACCGACCCGGACGGCCGCCGAGGCGCGAACGTGACCGCGTTCGTGGTGGAGAAGTCCGACGAAGGATTCTCCTTCGGGGCCAAGGAAAAGAAACTGGGCATCAAGGGCTCGCCGACGCGCGAGCTGCTGTTCGACAACGTGCGCATCCCCGGCGACCGGATGGTCGGCGAGCCTGGCGAGGGCCTGAAGATCGCGCTGCGCACGCTCGACCACACCCGCGTGACGATCGCCGCGCAGGCGGTCGGCATCGCGCAGGGAGCGCTGGACCACGCGCTGGCGTATGTGAAGGAGCGCAAGCAGTTCGGCAAGCACATCGCCGACTTCCAGGGCATCCAGTTCATGCTGGCGGACATGGCGATGGCGGTCGAGACGGCCCGCCAGATGGTGTACACCGCGGCGGCGAAGTCCGAACGCGGCGACGCCGACCTGTCGTTCTTCGGCGCGGCGGCGAAGTGCCACGCCTCGGACGTGGCGATGCAGGTCACGACCGACGCGGTCCAGCTGCTCGGCGGATACGGGTACACGCGCGACTTCCCGCTGGAGCGGATGATGCGGGACGCGAAGATCACCCAGATCTACGAGGGCACGAACCAGATCCAGCGCGTCGTGATGGCTCGGCAGCTGCTGAAGGACTGAGGGTTGGTTTTCGAAGCCTCGTCGCCTGCGTTTGCGGGCGACGGGGCTTCGGTCTTTGGGGAAGCCGGACGGTAAGGCTCCCGGTCACGCGCCCGGCTTGTGCTGCCGATCATGCCGCCGCTGGGCCTTGACCACCTCGATCGTGCGGCTGCCGATCCAGTCCAGCAGCCCCTCCAGCGGAATCGTCAGCTCCCGCCCGAGGTCGGTGAGGGCGTAGGACACCTTCGGCGGGCTGTCCGGTTCCACCGAGCGCTCGATCAGGCCGTCCCGGGTCAGCGTGCGCAGGTTCTGGGACAGCATTTTCTCGCTGATCCCGCCGATCGTGTCGCGCAGCGCGGAAAACCGCACCGGGCCGTCGCGCAGGGAGAGCAAAATCAGCGTCCCCCAGCGGCTGCACACATGATTCAGCACCGTCCGGCCGGGGCAGTCGCCGTTGAACGCGTCACCCGGTGCCGCGGCGCCCCGCCCGGCCTCGATGCTTACTGTCACGTACGGACCTTACCTCAGGGTTCGTACTTACCAAAAGTTAGCTGGCCTCCTACGGTGAGTCTTACTGCCACTCAAGGAGGAAACCAACGATGACGACGCTGGTGATCGGCGCGACCGGCAAGGTCGGCCGCCACGTGACGGCGCAGCTGGCCGAACGCGGACTCGCGGTGCGCGCCTTGGTGCGCCGTCCGGACCAGGCCGGCCTGCCCGAAAGTGTCGAGCAGGTGCACGGCGATCTGTCCGACCTGGACAGTCTGCGCGCGGCGGCACACGGGGCGGACTCGGTGTTCCTGATGTGGCCGCTGATGTCCGCCGACCCCGCTGCGCGGATCGCGGCCACACTGGCCGAAAGCACCCGCCGTCTGGTGCTGCTGTCCTCCGCGGCGGCCCGGTCGGGCCGGGACGACGCGATCAGCCGAGTTCATTTGGCCGTGGAGCAGGCCGTCGAGCGCACCGCCTTGGAGTGGACGTTCCTGCAGCCGCACGGCTTCGCCGCGAACACTCTCGGCTGGGCACGGCAAATCCGCGAGGACGGAGTGGTGCGCGGGGCTTACGGTTCCGTGGTCTCCACGCTCATCCACGAGGCCGACATGGCGGCGGTCGCCGTGACCGCGCTGGCTGAGGACGGACACGTCGGTGCCAAGTACGACTTGACCGGGCCGCAAGCGCTTTCCCACGTCGACCAGGTCCGCGTGGTCGGCGAAGTGATCGGCCGCCCGATCCGCTGGGAGGAGGTCTCCCGCGCGGCGGCGCGGGAGCAGCTCGTCAAGCAGATCCCGGCAGCGTACGCGGACGCGATGCTCGACGCCTACGCCCGCCTTTCCGAGGCGGAACCGGACCAGCCGACAGCAACGGTGGCGCAGGTGACCGGGCGGCCGGCGCGCAGTTATGCGCAGTGGGTGGCAGACCATGCTGCGGAGTTCACAGGGCAGTGATCCCGATGCTGGTCAGACGGTGTCTTCGAGGCTCAGCCAATCAGACTGGAGTTGCGGGGGACGGTACGGAAGACCGTTGAGAGTGGTGCCGTGGAAGCCGATGTCGCCGTCGAAGGTGGCGTTGTCGAAGGTTGTGTAGCTCGCGAAACTCACGCGGTCGAACCATGCCTGGTCGCCGAAGCGGGCGCGGTCGAAATACGCGCTTTGGGCTGCGGCTCCGTCCTCGAACACCGGTGCGGCGGTGAACCCGGCGCCGGCGAAGCTGACGCTCCGTTCGAACTCCGCGTCGCTGAACCGGGCGATGCCCCGCAAGAGCGCTCTGTCAAATGACGCGTCGCGCTGGAAGCCAGCGTGCCGGAATATCGTGGTTCCGACGAATTCTGTGTACTCAAAGCGGGCTTCGTTGCGGAACACCGTGCGGTCGAACTGGACGCTGCCAGCGAAAGTGGCTCGAGTGAACCAGGTCTCGCCGTGGAAGACAGCTTCGTCGAACCGGCTTGTGCCGGTGAAGGTCGCTTCGTGGAACCACGCGTCGCCGACGAACTGCGCGCCCGCGAAGCGGGCGTTGTGGAGCGCGGCACCGTTGAGGGAGAGGTCGAAAAGGACAGCGCCCGAGAGATCGAGTTCCACTCCGCTCCAGAACTGCCCGTCGGGCGCGTCCGGTGTCAGGTGCTGGACCAGGAGCCGTTGCGCGGTGAGCCGGACTTCGCGTTCCTGGCGCGGCACCGGGTCGGCGGCGTCGGCAGTGAGGTCGTAGGGCATCCGCAGATAGGCGCTCAGCACGTTGGCGATCGTCGGACGCAGGCGCGCATTTTCCTGTGCCAGCCGGTCGAGCGCGTACAGTCCGGCCAGCCGCACCGGTGCTCGGTCGGCACCGAGCTGTTCGACCGCCTTGAGGTTCAGCTCGTTGATCCGCCGCTCGGTTGCGTCATGGCGGGCATCGGCGTTGGCTTGCTCCCGCAGCCGCAGTTCCGCGCGTTTGGTGGCCAGGTCGCGTTCTGCGGTCTGTTGTCGGCGCGCGGCCAGCAGGAGCGCCAGCGCACCGCCGGTGCCGACGACGATTGTGCCGACCGTCCTGATGCCGTCCAGCCGGATGCGGTCTGCCTCGGTGCCGTGCCCGTACCACGCGAATAAAGCCCAGAAAGCAGTCGCGGCGACCACGACGACCGTCGCCGCGCAGACCACGATCGTGCGGCTGGACAGCACCCCGGCGGTCCCGTCTCCGCCGGAATCCTCCCGCGTTCGCGGGGAGAGATCGACCATCCCTCCATGATCAGCGCTCGGGCCCCGGAAAGGAGCAGCTGGAAGGGTGGAACCCATTCCGCCGAACAGCGGCGCCCTTCCTTACCGGTCGTAATAAGAAGTCGGCGGCTCCGGCCACTGCCGGGTCGGCGAGTCCGGCCCGCTCCGCTTCTTCTTGTGCAGGGTCCGCGCGCTGGCCGCCATGCTGCTCACCACGATCGCGATCACCAGCCCGATCACCAGGTTGATCAACGCCGTCGCGATCTTCGCGTCCAGCCCGACCGTCAGCGTCAACGGCAGCACCACCGCGATCGCCGTCACCAGCACCATGATCCAGCCGAAAAACTGTCCCGGCGCCGGCGTCGCCACGCTCAGCAGATGCATCAGCCCGGTGGCCAGCAGCGCGACCACCGCGGCGGCGATCGCGTACGTCGGGGTGCTCGCCTTGCCCCACAAGCCGTCGCCCTTCGGGGCCAGCACCGGCACGTCAAAGATGCCGCGCGCGATCAGCAGGCCGACCACTGCCACGAGCGCGGCTACGACCGCGGTCGCCACCCCGCCCGCCCACAGCCGGGCGGCGTCGATGCCGGGGCGGGTGTCCTCGTTGTAGCCGCCGGGGTATTGCTGCGCCATCGCGGTCCTTCCGTCGCCGGTACGGTCCTTCCCCGATTGTCGCGCTACTTCGGCGCGGCTGCCGGGTCGGCGGACAGCTTGCGCAGTTTGAACGACAGCACTACCAGGGTGACCCCGTAGATCACCGCGTAAATGCCGATCAGCAGCGCGACGCCGTACGCGCCGGCGATCGGGTGGAACAGCACCAGGACCCCGGCGAGCACCGACAGCGCGCCGGCCACGATGAGGAACGCTTCGCCGGTGATCTGCTTGCGCAGCCGGACCGCGGCGACGATCTCCATGATCCCGGTGACCACGGCCCACGCGCCGACGAGCGTCGCCAGCACCAGGATGGTCAGGCCGGGCCATACGAGGGTCATCACGCCGGCGACGAGGCCCAGCATGCCGAGCAGCGCGTAGGCGAACCGGTGCGCGCCGTCGCCCGGGCGGAACGCCTGCATGATCGCGCCGACCGCGTCGAACAGCACGTAGATCCCGAACAGGATGGCGAGCGCCAGCACGGTGATGCCAGGCCAGACCAGCGCCAGCACGCCGAACAGCACGCCCAGGATCCCGCGGGTGAGCATCAGCGGCCACGCGCGCCGCGGGTCGAGCACCGCCAAGCCGAAGACGGGCGGAGTGGGCATGGTCATGGGGTCGCCTCCCGAGTGTCGTGCTGACCTGGGGAAACGGTAGCCGGATGAGGCCCGGGCCGCCGGGACCTCACCCGATCGAGGGCGCTACCAGACGACCGGGAGACCGGCGAGGCGCCAGGTTCCCGGGTCCGGCATCCGCTTCGCCTCCAGCACCCGCAGGCCGGGGAACCGGTCGAGCAGCGCCGTCAGCGCCGCTTCGGCTTGGACTCGGGCGAACGACGCGCCCAGGCAGAAGTGCGGTCCGTGTGCGAAGCCGAGGTGCGCGCCCCCGGTGCGGCGGACGTCGAACCGGTCCGGGTCGGCGAAGACACGCGGATCGCGGTTGGCCGCCGCGATCGACGCGGTCACCTGCTCGCCGCGGCGGATCAGCGAGCCGTGCAGCTCGACGTCTTCGGTGGCCTGGCGGGGGATGGTCAGCAGCTGCGAACCGCACCAGCGCATCAGTTCCTCGACCGCGCCCGGCCACAGTTCCGGTTCCGCGCGGAGGATCTCGAGCTGATCCGGGTGCGCCAGCAGGGTTTCGACCGAGTTCGCGATGAAGTTCGCCGGTGTCTGCCCGGCCAGCACGAGCTGCCACACCAGCGCGACGGTCTCCGTTTCGGTCAGCCCGGCGCTGGTCAAGTGCGCCAGCAACGCACTGTCCGGATGCGCCGCCAGCGACCGCGAGCTGTCGATGATTCCCGGCACCGCCGCGGCGAATCCCTCGCCGTGCGCCTGTACGACCGCCCCGCCGTACTCGTGCCAGCGGGGCCGCTCGGCTTCCGGTACGCCGACGAGTTCGCAGATCACCGCCATCGGGAGCGGCTGCGCGAACTCGGTCAGCAAGTCGACCGGGCCTTCGGCGGGCAGCGCGTCCAGGTACTGGCCGACGATTTTTTCGATCTGCGGCCGGAACTCCAACGCGCGGCGGGCGGCGAAGGCGGGCGCGGCCAGGCGGCGCAGCCGCGCGTGTTCTTCGCCCTCCACTTCCTGCATCGTCCGCAGGTACGGACGGCAGTGCTCGGGCACCTCGGGCCGATGGTGGTAGCTGCCCTCGCTCAGCGCGAAGCGCGAGTCGGCGAGCATCGCGCGCGCCTCGGCGTGCCGGGTGACCACCCACATCGGCGGGAAGCCGGGCCCGACCAGCTTGGCGAGCGGACCCTGCTCGCGCGCCGCGCCGTAGGTCGAGAACGGGTCGAGGACCACGGCCGGATCGGTCAGGTCGAGTTCGGGAACGGGGGACACCGGCACCTCCAGATGGTGAATTCAGATGATCTCATCATATGCATGGTGACGGTATCTTGGCCAGGACGGACCGGGAGGGCGCACGATGGCTCGGCTGACCAGGGCAGAGACACAGGAGCGGAACCGGGCGAGGGTGCTCGCCGCGGCGCGCGAGGAGTTCACCGAGCGCGGGTTCCGGGACGCCAAGATCGACGTGATCGCCGAACGGGCCGAGCTGACCCGCGGCGCGGTCTACTCCAACTTCCCGGGCAAGCGCGCGCTCTACTTCGCGGTGCTCGCCGCCGAAGCGGAACGATTCGCCGCGCAGCCGCCGGATCCGGACCCCGGCCTGACCCCGGCGGAGGCGCTCGGCGCGTTCGCCCGTGCCTGGGTCGCCCGGCTGCCGCTCGCGACCGACCCGGATGCCCGGCTGGGCGTCGACCTGCTGCCGGAGATCCTCGCCGACGAACTCACCCACCGCCCGTACGCGCAGCTGCTGCGGTTCGACGCGATCGTGCTCGGCCTTGCCCTGGAACGGCTTTCGCCGTCGTCCGGCCGGCTGGTCCGTGTCGCGGAGGCGGCCCTGACGACGCTGCACGGAGCGAGTCAGCTCGCGGCCGCGGCGCCCGGATTCGGCGAGCCGTTCAACGTGGTGCGGCTGTGCGAGGCATTGCCCGCGCTGGGTCTGACCGACAGCTGGCCGGAGCCGCCGATTATGCCGCAGGCGCGTCCGGCCGCCGAACCCTGGGCGCCGCCGGAGGTTTTCGACGCGCTGCGAGCTCGTGCCACCCGGATCGACGGCGACGGTGTGGTCGCGGTGATCGGGTTGCACCGGCTGTCCGCGATCGAGGAAGCCTTGCGCGCGGCGGGGGAGGCCACGCTGGTGGTGGTGACCGGCCAGCCCGGGGAGCTGACCCCGTTGACGAACTTGGTGCTCGCGGACCTGCGCGGGCTGTTGCGGCGATCGTGTCCGGAAGCCGCCTGGCCGCGCCTGCGCGTCGTCGTCGACGAGACCGGTCAGCTCGCGGCCGCCGCCGGAGTGTCCGCGGTGAGCGACGCGACCGAGACCGCGATCCGGGTCCACAATGGACACATTGTGCTCCGGGCGGAGGGGTTCGGCGCGTGCCACGCGGTCGCGGCCGCTCCGGTGCCGGCTGATCCCGCCGAAAAGCCGTGAGGGGCCTCTTCCGGGAATCAGATTCCCGGAAGAGGCCCCGCACGGACCGTTTTTCGCCCGAGACGATCAGCCGATGCGGTAGCTGTAGGGCAGAGCCGCCAGCACCTCACCGGTTCCGACCTGCGGAAGACCGGTCACGCCGGTCGGCAGCGACGGCACCGTCACGAGGTTCAGGTGCCCGGTCACCGTCTGCCCGGCCTTGCCGGACGGGGTGATGGTGACTGTGACGGTCGCGGTCTCGCCCGGCTTGACCAGCTGCGGCGTGCCGCCGGTGCCGTTCGGGTCCACCGACTGGCCGTACGGGTCGCCGGTCGAGGACGTGACCGCGCCGTCGAAGCCCGCGGTCCGGATCGACGACGTGTAGCTGGAGTGGCCTGCCGGCGCGCCCGCCGGGCCGAACGGGCCGATCTCCTGCACGTCGGCGAACCAGAGGCCCTTCGTGACATACCCGGACTTCTCGCCGATCGTCGCGACCGACACCGTGCTGCCGTTCTGCGCGGCCTTCAGGTCGCCGAGCACGTCGAT
This sequence is a window from Amycolatopsis benzoatilytica AK 16/65. Protein-coding genes within it:
- a CDS encoding cytochrome P450; the protein is MSPVPELDLTDPAVVLDPFSTYGAAREQGPLAKLVGPGFPPMWVVTRHAEARAMLADSRFALSEGSYHHRPEVPEHCRPYLRTMQEVEGEEHARLRRLAAPAFAARRALEFRPQIEKIVGQYLDALPAEGPVDLLTEFAQPLPMAVICELVGVPEAERPRWHEYGGAVVQAHGEGFAAAVPGIIDSSRSLAAHPDSALLAHLTSAGLTETETVALVWQLVLAGQTPANFIANSVETLLAHPDQLEILRAEPELWPGAVEELMRWCGSQLLTIPRQATEDVELHGSLIRRGEQVTASIAAANRDPRVFADPDRFDVRRTGGAHLGFAHGPHFCLGASFARVQAEAALTALLDRFPGLRVLEAKRMPDPGTWRLAGLPVVW
- a CDS encoding TetR/AcrR family transcriptional regulator → MARLTRAETQERNRARVLAAAREEFTERGFRDAKIDVIAERAELTRGAVYSNFPGKRALYFAVLAAEAERFAAQPPDPDPGLTPAEALGAFARAWVARLPLATDPDARLGVDLLPEILADELTHRPYAQLLRFDAIVLGLALERLSPSSGRLVRVAEAALTTLHGASQLAAAAPGFGEPFNVVRLCEALPALGLTDSWPEPPIMPQARPAAEPWAPPEVFDALRARATRIDGDGVVAVIGLHRLSAIEEALRAAGEATLVVVTGQPGELTPLTNLVLADLRGLLRRSCPEAAWPRLRVVVDETGQLAAAAGVSAVSDATETAIRVHNGHIVLRAEGFGACHAVAAAPVPADPAEKP
- a CDS encoding HdeD family acid-resistance protein; this translates as MTMPTPPVFGLAVLDPRRAWPLMLTRGILGVLFGVLALVWPGITVLALAILFGIYVLFDAVGAIMQAFRPGDGAHRFAYALLGMLGLVAGVMTLVWPGLTILVLATLVGAWAVVTGIMEIVAAVRLRKQITGEAFLIVAGALSVLAGVLVLFHPIAGAYGVALLIGIYAVIYGVTLVVLSFKLRKLSADPAAAPK